A part of Streptomyces sp. NBC_01451 genomic DNA contains:
- a CDS encoding vitamin K epoxide reductase family protein, which yields MTKTTVLKDGVSTDQPEPPAEAARSVGGSRAFAVMLLLTGAAGLLAAWVITIDKFKLLEAKVAGTTFTPGCSLNPVVSCGSVMESKQAAAFGFPNPMLGLVAYGIVICVGMSLLGRARYPRWYWLTFNAGTLFGVGFCTWLQFQSLYRINALCLWCSLAWVATIIMFWYVTSFNVRNGFIPAPKWLRSFFGEFTWVVPVLHIGIIGMLILTRWWDFWTS from the coding sequence ATGACCAAGACGACAGTGCTGAAGGACGGCGTCTCCACCGACCAGCCCGAGCCCCCCGCCGAGGCCGCGCGCTCCGTGGGCGGAAGCCGTGCGTTCGCCGTGATGCTGTTGCTCACCGGCGCGGCCGGACTGCTCGCGGCATGGGTCATCACGATCGACAAGTTCAAGCTGCTGGAAGCCAAGGTCGCGGGCACGACGTTCACGCCCGGCTGCAGCCTCAACCCCGTGGTGTCCTGCGGCAGCGTGATGGAGAGCAAGCAGGCCGCCGCCTTCGGGTTCCCCAACCCGATGCTCGGCCTCGTCGCCTATGGCATCGTCATCTGCGTCGGCATGAGCCTGCTCGGCCGGGCCCGCTACCCGCGCTGGTACTGGCTCACCTTCAACGCGGGCACCCTCTTCGGCGTCGGATTCTGCACCTGGCTCCAGTTCCAGTCCCTGTACCGGATCAACGCGCTGTGCCTGTGGTGCTCCCTCGCCTGGGTCGCGACGATCATCATGTTCTGGTACGTGACCTCGTTCAACGTGAGGAACGGCTTCATCCCCGCGCCGAAGTGGCTCAGGAGCTTCTTCGGCGAGTTCACCTGGGTCGTGCCGGTCCTGCACATCGGCATCATCGGGATGCTGATCCTGACCCGCTGGTGGGACTTCTGGACCAGCTGA
- the rpsD gene encoding 30S ribosomal protein S4, translating into MANQSRPKVKKSRALGIALTPKAVKYFEARPYPPGEHGRGRKQNSDYKVRLLEKQRLRAQYDVSERQLVRAYERAAKTQGKTGEALVIELERRLDALVLRSGIARTIYQARQMVVHGHIEVNGQKVDKPSFRVRPDDVVMVRERSRSKTLFEVSRAGGFAPDGETPRYLQVNLGALAFRLDREPNRKEIPVICDEQLVVEYYAR; encoded by the coding sequence GTGGCGAACCAGTCCCGCCCCAAGGTCAAGAAGTCGCGTGCCCTGGGCATCGCGCTGACCCCGAAGGCCGTCAAGTACTTCGAGGCCCGCCCCTACCCGCCGGGTGAGCACGGTCGTGGCCGCAAGCAGAACTCGGACTACAAGGTCCGTCTGCTGGAGAAGCAGCGTCTGCGCGCGCAGTACGACGTGTCCGAGCGTCAGCTCGTCCGCGCCTACGAGCGTGCCGCGAAGACGCAGGGCAAGACCGGTGAGGCCCTGGTCATCGAGCTGGAGCGTCGTCTCGACGCCCTGGTTCTGCGTTCGGGCATCGCCCGCACGATCTACCAGGCCCGCCAGATGGTCGTCCACGGCCACATCGAGGTCAACGGCCAGAAGGTCGACAAGCCGTCGTTCCGTGTCCGTCCCGACGACGTCGTGATGGTCCGCGAGCGCAGCCGCAGCAAGACCCTGTTCGAGGTCTCCCGCGCCGGTGGCTTCGCCCCCGACGGCGAGACCCCGCGCTACCTGCAGGTGAACCTCGGCGCCCTGGCCTTCCGCCTGGACCGCGAGCCGAACCGCAAGGAGATCCCGGTGATCTGCGACGAGCAGCTCGTCGTCGAGTACTACGCCCGCTGA
- the alaS gene encoding alanine--tRNA ligase, with protein sequence MESAEIRRRWLSFFEERGHTVVPSASLIADDPTLLLVNAGMVPFKPYFLGETKPPAPRATSVQKCVRTPDIEEVGKTTRHGTFFQMCGNFSFGDYFKEGAIKYAWELLTNSVADGGYGLEPEKLWITVYLDDDEAEQIWREQIGVPAERIQRLGKKDNFWSMGVPGPCGPCSEINYDRGPEFGVEGGPAVNDERYVEIWNLVFMQYERGAGDGKEDFPILGDLPSQNIDTGLGLERLAMILQGVQNMYETDTLRVVMDKATELTGVRYGEKHDTDVSMRVVADHIRTSVMLIGDGVTPGNEGRGYVLRRIMRRAIRNMRLMGASGPVVADLVDVVIKTMGQQYPELVTDRKRIETVALAEEAAFLKALKGGTNILDTAVTETKAGGGKVLSGDKAFLLHDTWGFPIDLTLEMAAEQGLSVDEDGFRRLMKEQRDRAKADAKAKKTGHADMGAYREIADAAGETEFVGYDRTEGESTVVGILVDGVSSPAASEGDEVEIVLDRTPFYAEGGGQIGDTGRIRIDTGAVIEVRDCQKPVPGVYVHKGVVQVGEVTVGAKAQAAIDVRRRTAIARAHSATHLTHQALRDALGPTAAQAGSENQPGRFRFDFGSPSAVPTAVMTDVEQQINEVLARDLDVHAEILSLDEAKKQGAIAEFGEKYGERVRVVTIGDFSKELCGGTHVHNTSQLGLVKLLGESSIGSGVRRIEALVGVDAYNFLAREHTVVAQLQELVKGRPEELPEKVSAMLGKLKDAEKEIEKFRAEKVLQAAAGLAQGAKDVNGVALVTGQVPDGTSADDLRKLVLDVRGRIQGGRAAVVALFTTANGKPLTVIATNEAARERGLKAGDLVRTAAKTLGGGGGGKPDVAQGGGQNPAAIGDAVDAVERLVAETAK encoded by the coding sequence ATGGAGTCGGCTGAAATTCGTCGCCGCTGGCTGAGCTTCTTCGAGGAGCGCGGTCACACCGTCGTCCCTTCGGCGTCGCTCATCGCGGACGACCCGACTCTTCTCCTGGTCAACGCGGGCATGGTCCCCTTCAAGCCCTACTTCCTCGGTGAGACGAAGCCGCCCGCCCCGCGCGCCACCAGCGTGCAGAAGTGCGTGCGTACGCCCGACATCGAAGAGGTCGGCAAGACCACCCGGCACGGCACGTTCTTCCAGATGTGCGGCAACTTCTCCTTCGGGGACTACTTCAAGGAAGGAGCCATCAAGTACGCCTGGGAGCTGCTCACCAACTCCGTCGCCGACGGTGGCTACGGCCTTGAGCCCGAGAAGCTCTGGATCACCGTCTACCTCGACGACGACGAGGCCGAGCAGATCTGGCGCGAGCAGATCGGCGTCCCGGCCGAGCGCATCCAGCGCCTGGGCAAGAAGGACAACTTCTGGTCCATGGGCGTCCCCGGACCGTGCGGACCCTGCTCCGAGATCAACTACGACCGTGGCCCCGAGTTCGGCGTCGAGGGCGGCCCGGCCGTCAACGACGAGCGGTACGTGGAGATCTGGAACCTGGTCTTCATGCAGTACGAGCGTGGCGCCGGCGACGGCAAGGAGGACTTCCCGATCCTCGGGGACCTCCCGTCGCAGAACATCGACACCGGTCTCGGCCTCGAACGACTCGCCATGATCCTCCAGGGCGTACAGAACATGTACGAGACCGACACCCTGCGCGTCGTCATGGACAAGGCCACCGAGCTGACCGGTGTGCGCTACGGCGAGAAGCACGACACCGACGTCTCCATGCGCGTGGTCGCCGACCACATCCGTACGTCCGTCATGCTCATCGGCGACGGCGTCACGCCCGGCAACGAGGGGCGCGGCTACGTGCTGCGCCGCATCATGCGCCGCGCCATCCGCAACATGCGCCTGATGGGCGCCTCCGGACCGGTCGTCGCCGACCTCGTCGACGTCGTCATCAAGACGATGGGCCAGCAGTACCCGGAGCTCGTCACCGACCGCAAGCGCATCGAGACCGTGGCCCTCGCCGAGGAGGCCGCCTTCCTCAAGGCCCTCAAGGGCGGCACCAACATCCTCGACACCGCCGTCACGGAGACCAAGGCCGGCGGTGGCAAGGTCCTCTCCGGCGACAAGGCCTTCCTGCTCCACGACACCTGGGGCTTCCCGATCGACCTCACCCTCGAAATGGCCGCCGAACAGGGCCTTTCCGTGGACGAGGACGGCTTCCGGCGCCTGATGAAGGAGCAGCGGGACCGCGCCAAGGCCGACGCCAAGGCCAAGAAGACCGGCCACGCCGACATGGGCGCCTACCGCGAGATCGCCGACGCCGCCGGTGAGACCGAGTTCGTCGGATACGACCGTACCGAGGGAGAGTCGACGGTCGTCGGCATCCTCGTCGACGGTGTCTCCTCCCCGGCCGCCAGCGAGGGCGACGAGGTCGAGATCGTCCTCGACCGCACCCCGTTCTACGCCGAGGGCGGCGGCCAGATCGGCGACACCGGCCGCATCAGGATCGACACCGGTGCCGTCATCGAGGTCCGCGACTGCCAGAAGCCGGTGCCCGGGGTGTATGTCCACAAGGGCGTCGTCCAGGTCGGCGAGGTGACCGTCGGTGCCAAGGCCCAGGCCGCCATCGACGTGCGCCGCCGCACGGCCATCGCCCGCGCCCACTCGGCCACCCACCTCACCCACCAGGCCCTGCGCGACGCCCTCGGACCGACGGCCGCCCAGGCCGGTTCCGAGAACCAGCCCGGCCGCTTCCGCTTCGACTTCGGTTCGCCGTCCGCCGTCCCGACGGCCGTGATGACCGACGTCGAGCAGCAGATCAACGAGGTGCTCGCCCGAGACCTCGACGTGCACGCCGAGATCCTCAGCCTCGACGAGGCCAAGAAGCAGGGCGCCATCGCCGAGTTCGGCGAGAAGTACGGCGAGCGCGTGCGCGTCGTGACGATCGGCGACTTCTCCAAGGAGCTGTGCGGCGGCACGCACGTCCACAACACCTCGCAGCTCGGCCTGGTCAAGCTCCTCGGCGAGTCGTCCATCGGCTCCGGCGTGCGGCGTATCGAGGCCCTGGTGGGCGTGGACGCCTACAACTTCCTGGCCCGGGAGCACACGGTCGTCGCCCAGCTCCAGGAGCTGGTCAAGGGCCGCCCGGAGGAGCTTCCGGAGAAGGTCTCCGCCATGCTCGGCAAGCTGAAGGACGCCGAGAAGGAGATCGAGAAGTTCCGCGCCGAGAAGGTGCTCCAGGCCGCCGCCGGTCTCGCCCAGGGCGCCAAGGACGTCAACGGGGTCGCCCTCGTCACGGGCCAGGTCCCGGACGGCACGAGCGCCGACGACCTGCGCAAGCTGGTCCTCGACGTGCGGGGGCGCATCCAGGGCGGCCGGGCTGCCGTCGTCGCCCTCTTCACCACGGCCAACGGCAAGCCGCTGACGGTCATCGCCACCAACGAGGCCGCCCGCGAGCGTGGTCTCAAGGCGGGTGACCTGGTTCGTACGGCCGCCAAGACCCTCGGTGGCGGCGGTGGCGGCAAGCCGGACGTCGCCCAGGGCGGTGGCCAGAACCCGGCCGCCATCGGCGATGCCGTCGACGCCGTCGAGCGCCTTGTGGCGGAAACGGCCAAGTGA
- a CDS encoding replication-associated recombination protein A, with protein MEPDLFTAAAEARQEKDPSGSPLAVRMRPRVLDEVVGQQHLLKPGSPLRRLVGESEGGPAGPSSVILWGPPGTGKTTLAYVVSKATDKRFVELSAITAGVKEVRAVIDGARRATGGFGKETVLFLDEIHRFSKAQQDSLLPAVENRWVTLIAATTENPYFSVISPLLSRSLLLTLEPLTDDDLRALLRRAVADERGLKSAVTLPADAEEHLLRIAGGDARRALTALEAAAGAALDKGDADITLQTLEETVDRAAVKYDRDGDQHYDVASALIKSIRGSDVDAALHYLARMIEAGEDPRFIARRLMISASEDIGLADPNALPIAVAAAQAVAMIGFPEAALTLSHATIALALAPKSNAATMAIGAAMEDVRKGHAGPVPMHLRDGHYKGAAKLGHAQGYVYPHDLPEGIAEQQYAPEELKDRTYYEPTRHGAEARYADAVEWTRRHLGRKRS; from the coding sequence GTGGAGCCCGACCTGTTCACCGCCGCAGCGGAAGCACGCCAGGAGAAGGACCCGTCCGGAAGTCCCCTGGCCGTGCGGATGCGCCCGCGTGTCCTCGACGAGGTCGTGGGCCAGCAGCATCTGCTGAAGCCGGGGTCGCCGCTGCGCCGTCTCGTCGGCGAGAGCGAGGGCGGACCGGCCGGACCCTCGTCCGTGATCCTCTGGGGACCGCCCGGCACCGGCAAGACGACTCTGGCGTACGTCGTGTCGAAGGCCACCGACAAGCGCTTCGTCGAACTGTCGGCGATCACCGCGGGCGTCAAGGAGGTCCGCGCGGTCATCGACGGGGCCCGCCGCGCCACCGGCGGCTTCGGCAAGGAGACCGTCCTCTTCCTCGACGAGATCCACCGCTTCAGCAAGGCCCAGCAGGACTCCCTGCTTCCCGCCGTCGAGAACCGCTGGGTGACCCTCATCGCGGCGACCACCGAGAACCCGTACTTCTCGGTGATCTCGCCCCTTCTCTCCCGCTCCCTCCTCCTCACCCTCGAACCCCTCACGGACGACGACCTGCGCGCCCTGCTGCGCCGCGCGGTCGCCGACGAGCGCGGCCTCAAGAGTGCCGTCACCCTGCCCGCGGACGCCGAGGAACACCTGCTGCGCATCGCCGGCGGAGACGCCCGCCGGGCCCTGACAGCCCTGGAGGCGGCCGCCGGAGCCGCGCTCGACAAGGGCGACGCGGACATCACCCTCCAGACCCTGGAGGAGACCGTCGACCGGGCGGCCGTGAAGTACGACCGTGACGGCGACCAGCACTACGACGTCGCCAGCGCCCTCATCAAGTCCATCCGGGGCTCCGACGTCGACGCGGCCCTGCACTACCTCGCCCGCATGATCGAGGCCGGCGAGGACCCCCGGTTCATCGCCCGCCGCCTGATGATCTCCGCCAGCGAGGACATCGGCCTCGCCGATCCGAACGCCCTGCCGATAGCCGTCGCCGCCGCGCAGGCCGTCGCCATGATCGGCTTCCCGGAGGCCGCGCTCACCCTCAGCCACGCCACCATCGCCCTCGCCCTGGCCCCCAAGTCCAACGCGGCGACCATGGCGATCGGCGCCGCCATGGAGGACGTGCGCAAGGGCCACGCGGGACCCGTGCCGATGCACCTGCGCGACGGGCACTACAAGGGCGCCGCCAAACTCGGCCACGCGCAGGGGTACGTGTACCCGCACGACCTGCCGGAAGGCATCGCCGAACAGCAGTACGCGCCGGAGGAGCTCAAGGACCGTACGTACTACGAACCGACCCGGCACGGAGCCGAGGCCAGGTACGCGGACGCGGTCGAGTGGACCCGGAGACACCTCGGTCGCAAGCGGTCCTGA
- a CDS encoding DUF948 domain-containing protein: MTGGEVAGILVAVFWAILVSFLAVALVRLAQTLRATTKLVAEVTDQAVPLLADASQAVRSAQTQIDRVDAIATDVQEVTSNASALSSTVASTFGGPLVKVAAFGYGVRQAMSRTRAGEAPEPERARRTVVVGRTVPAPTGRKRRRQKG; the protein is encoded by the coding sequence GTGACCGGTGGAGAGGTTGCCGGGATCCTGGTGGCCGTCTTCTGGGCGATCCTGGTCTCCTTCCTCGCCGTGGCGCTGGTGAGGCTGGCCCAGACGCTCAGGGCGACCACCAAGCTGGTCGCGGAGGTGACGGATCAGGCGGTGCCGCTGCTGGCCGACGCCTCCCAGGCCGTGCGCTCCGCACAGACGCAGATCGACCGGGTCGACGCCATCGCCACCGACGTCCAGGAGGTCACCTCCAACGCATCGGCGCTGTCGTCCACCGTCGCCTCGACCTTCGGCGGCCCCCTCGTCAAGGTCGCCGCGTTCGGATACGGCGTACGCCAGGCGATGAGCCGTACCAGGGCCGGCGAGGCGCCCGAGCCCGAGCGGGCCCGGCGCACCGTCGTCGTCGGCCGCACCGTACCGGCCCCGACGGGCCGAAAGCGCCGCAGGCAGAAGGGCTGA